Proteins encoded in a region of the Coffea eugenioides isolate CCC68of chromosome 4, Ceug_1.0, whole genome shotgun sequence genome:
- the LOC113768098 gene encoding aluminum-activated malate transporter 9: MVGRTGSFRQSFAEKRERERLLSSHRSGDFSELPRFSRSWDDGAEERFGCGCCSSMKDKFLELWKKLMSVAIRAWDTGKADPRVVVFSAKMGLAMMLISLLIFLKQPTAMKDLSRYSVWAILTVVVVFEFSIGATLSKGFNRGLGTLSAGGLALAMGELSKLAGEWEEVIVIFGILITGFCITCAKFYPTMKPYEYGFRVFLITYCFVMVSGYRTKNFMDTAVTRFVLIALGASVSLAVNICIYPIWAGEDLHNLVAKNFTSVANSLEGCISGYLNCVEYERVPSKILTYQASDDPVYSGYRSAMESTSQEDALVSFAVWEPPHGRYKMFNYPWRNYVKVSGALRHCAFMVMALHGCVLSEIQAPAERRQVFRNELQRVSTASAKVLRDLGQKVKNMEKLGSHDMLYEVHEAAEELQKKVDRKSYLLVNSESWEIGKPEGIKVPQESLDMTDDGNYLNGNNNFHETVIDIRALHLSKSWDDRNFNANVNFNPPAAVTSENETEKQKSRPIAVLPEANQIPENDESKTYESASALSLATFASLLIEFVARLQNLVDSFEELSEKAKFREPVNSSDAAAEEVGLWTRLCRCL; the protein is encoded by the exons ATGGTAGGAAGAACGGGCTCGTTTAGGCAGAGTTTTGCTGAGAAAAGAGAAAGGGAGAGGCTTTTATCATCACATAGGTCAGGAGATTTTTCGGAGCTGCCTCGATTCTCACGTTCTTGGGATGATGGGGCTGAGGAACGGTTTGGTTGTGGATGTTGTTCGTCAATGAAAGACAAGTTCTTGGAGTTATGGAAAAAATTGATGAGTGTGGCTATCAGGGCATGGGACACGGGAAAAGCCGACCCCAGAGTGGTTGTATTCTCTGCAAAGATGGGATTGGCTATGATGCTTATATCTttgttgattttcttgaagcagCCAACTGCCATGAAAGATCTTAGCAGATACTCTGTTTGGGCTATTTTAACCGTTGTTGTTGTCTTTGAGTTCAGTATAG GAGCCACTCTGAGCAAAGGATTTAATCGTGGATTAGGAACACTGTCAGCTGGAGGGCTTGCCCTTGCAATGGGAGAATTGTCCAAACTGGCCGGAGAATGGGAAGAAGTTATTGTAATCTTTGGGATATTAATCACAG gtttttgcatcacCTGTGCAAAGTTCTATCCCACAATGAAGCCCTATGAATATGGATTTCGAGTATTCCTGATAACATATTGTTTTGTAATGGTGTCTGGGTATCGGACGAAAAATTTCATGGATACAGCAGTCACTCGGTTTGTGCTCATTGCTTTAGGTGCCAGTGTTTCTTTGGCAGTGAATATATGTATTTATCCCATCTGGGCTGGTGAGGATCTTCACAATTTGGTTGCCAAAAATTTCACTAGTGTTGCTAATTCCTTGGAAG GTTGCATCAGTGGATACCTTAACTGCGTTGAATATGAAAGGGTCCCTTCAAAAATTCTTACTTACCAAGCATCGGATGATCCAGTGTACAGTGGATACAGATCAGCCATGGAATCCACAAGCCAGGAGGATGCTCTG GTGAGTTTTGCCGTCTGGGAGCCACCTCATGGTCGTTACAAAATGTTCAACTATCCATGGCGAAACTATGTGAAAGTCAGTGGTGCTTTAAGGCATTGTGCATTCATGGTCATGGCATTACATGGATGTGTACTTTCAGAGATACAG GCTCCTGCCGAAAGAAGACAGGTGTTTCGCAATGAACTCCAGAGGGTTAGCACAGCCAGTGCAAAAGTGTTGCGGGACCTTGGCCAGAAGgtgaaaaatatggagaaacTGGGTTCACATGATATGCTGTATGAGGTGCATGAGGCTGCGGAAGAGTTGCAGAAAAAGGTCGATCGAAAATCTTACCTCCTTGTCAATTCAGAAAGCTGGGAAATCGGAAAACCTGAGGGAATAAAGGTTCCACAGGAATCTCTGGATATGACTGATGATGGAAACTATTTAAATGGAAATAATAACTTCCATGAAACAGTTATTGACATAAGAGCACTTCATCTCTCGAAAAGTTGGGATGACAGAAATTTTAATGCAAATGTTAACTTCAACCCTCCTGCAGCAGTTACATCAGAGAATGAAACTGAGAAACAGAAGTCACGGCCTATAGCTGTGTTGCCTGAAGCAAATCAAatacctgaaaatgatgaatcgaAGACGTACGAAAGTGCCAGTGCCTTGTCTTTAGCAACATTTGCATCTCTTCTCATTGAATTCGTAGCTAGGCTTCAAAATCTTGTTGACTCATTTGAAGAGTTAAGCGAGAAAGCAAAGTTCAGGGAGCCTGTCAACTCGTCAGACGCAGCAGCTGAAGAAGTGGGCTTGTGGACCAGATTATGCAGATGTCTGTAG